One genomic segment of Catalinimonas alkaloidigena includes these proteins:
- a CDS encoding RraA family protein has protein sequence MKYRPQTYFLLFFFFTLEFACAQQLTMSREEMIALTPSWEGERFPDGRPKVSDSILERLKNISLEQAWSVLRGEGYTHQYEYGWQNIHPGDVLVGRVLTAQYMPIRPEVRAQLEKKGAEEGRIGDMVSWPIDMLEQGDVYVADSYAKILDGPIIGDNLGTAISAKSGNGVVLNGTVRDLDGLAKIEGFTSFIRGTHPSYQQQMMLTGINVPIRIGPVTVMPGDLVLGKLDGVIFIPPHLAEKVVKTGELVILRDQFGHQRLREGKYTPGQIDARWSDEIEKDFSQWLEAHIDELPVSREEIQELLKTRTW, from the coding sequence ATGAAATACAGACCACAAACCTATTTTCTACTTTTCTTCTTTTTCACTTTAGAGTTTGCTTGTGCTCAGCAGCTCACCATGAGTCGTGAGGAAATGATTGCTCTTACACCTAGCTGGGAGGGTGAAAGGTTTCCCGATGGCCGGCCAAAAGTTTCAGATAGTATATTGGAAAGATTGAAAAATATCTCGTTGGAGCAGGCGTGGTCGGTACTGAGAGGAGAAGGTTATACCCACCAGTACGAATATGGCTGGCAGAATATCCATCCTGGTGATGTCCTGGTAGGTCGGGTACTGACAGCTCAGTATATGCCAATAAGACCAGAAGTAAGGGCACAACTGGAAAAAAAAGGCGCAGAAGAAGGGCGTATTGGGGATATGGTCTCCTGGCCTATTGACATGCTGGAACAGGGTGATGTATATGTGGCTGATTCTTATGCTAAAATATTAGATGGGCCCATTATTGGGGATAACCTGGGTACGGCAATTTCCGCCAAATCTGGAAATGGAGTGGTACTTAATGGAACTGTACGCGACTTGGATGGGCTAGCTAAAATTGAGGGCTTCACTTCTTTTATCAGGGGTACCCACCCATCTTATCAGCAGCAGATGATGCTAACCGGTATTAATGTACCCATTCGTATTGGCCCAGTGACAGTAATGCCCGGTGATCTGGTATTAGGCAAACTGGACGGCGTGATCTTCATTCCGCCGCACTTGGCTGAGAAGGTAGTCAAAACGGGAGAACTGGTGATACTGAGAGATCAGTTTGGACATCAGCGACTACGGGAGGGTAAATATACACCCGGCCAGATAGACGCTCGCTGGAGCGATGAGATCGAAAAGGATTTTTCGCAATGGCTGGAAGCTCATATAGATGAGCTTCCTGTTTCCCGAGAGGAAATACAGGAGTTGCTTAAAACCCGTACTTGGTAA